One Echinicola strongylocentroti DNA window includes the following coding sequences:
- a CDS encoding SOS response-associated peptidase, with product MCYHVSLHKDIKAVEKDFGKKVAEPDLFEPGYDLNGFAQPFLPVLSTADQNAIHMYRWKLFPHWVKEESAWKANTLNAKGEELFEKGSYKAYWKSRCLVVCNGFFEPHHPDGQKKAQSYFIRPKEGDYFTLGAIYSVWKDMPTFSIITVPANPLLEGIHNEKKRMPLVLDGEQAEAWLLQDLDKDEMSDLMVPYPDDSKMEGYRVIDGVTNSRVNTNVPEVLQPI from the coding sequence ATGTGTTACCATGTTTCCCTGCACAAGGACATCAAGGCCGTAGAAAAGGACTTTGGAAAGAAAGTGGCCGAACCGGACCTGTTCGAGCCGGGCTACGACCTCAACGGCTTTGCACAACCCTTCCTTCCCGTACTGAGTACGGCAGACCAGAATGCCATCCACATGTACCGATGGAAGCTCTTTCCCCACTGGGTAAAGGAAGAATCCGCCTGGAAGGCCAATACCCTCAATGCCAAGGGCGAAGAGCTCTTTGAGAAGGGTTCCTACAAGGCCTACTGGAAGAGCCGTTGCCTGGTGGTCTGTAACGGTTTTTTTGAGCCCCACCATCCGGACGGACAGAAAAAAGCCCAGTCCTATTTTATCAGGCCCAAAGAAGGGGACTATTTTACCCTTGGCGCCATTTATTCCGTGTGGAAGGACATGCCCACTTTCAGCATCATTACCGTTCCGGCCAATCCGCTGTTGGAAGGGATCCACAACGAAAAAAAACGCATGCCATTGGTGTTGGACGGGGAACAGGCAGAAGCTTGGCTCTTACAGGACCTGGACAAGGACGAAATGTCCGACCTGATGGTACCCTACCCCGATGACAGCAAGATGGAAGGCTACCGGGTGATCGACGGGGTGACCAATTCCCGCGTCAATACCAACGTGCCCGAAGTGCTCCAACCAATTTAG
- a CDS encoding winged helix-turn-helix transcriptional regulator, which translates to MQDCGENCGDNPVSNAGNAKIAIKELGKLTGLTRQGVEYNIKKLNEEGRIERIGPDKGGSWKVLGK; encoded by the coding sequence GTGCAGGACTGTGGAGAAAACTGTGGGGATAATCCTGTCAGCAATGCAGGAAATGCCAAAATAGCCATAAAAGAACTTGGTAAGCTAACAGGATTGACTAGACAAGGAGTGGAATACAATATTAAAAAATTAAATGAGGAAGGTAGGATTGAAAGAATCGGCCCTGATAAGGGTGGAAGCTGGAAAGTATTGGGGAAATAA
- a CDS encoding helix-turn-helix domain-containing protein, whose translation MDNTSFFWSSNIKFLRKRKKMSQMSLAEKLDISRPKVNTHENGHVKNPPMADMVLFSDFFRMSIDTLVKVDLSTLSELKLRDLEAGNDVYLKGGSMRILATTVNNDNQENVELVPVKAKAGYLSGHSDPGFISKLPVFNLPQLDVNRKYRMFPTEGDSMLPVPEGAFVIAEFLQDWSGIKEKTACIVVTKEEGISFKLVTDRIEKNRSLLLESLNSLYEPYEVDVMEVLEVWKFHSYFTENIPGPMSSMEQMGRDVREIKATLHTLAKKEK comes from the coding sequence ATGGACAATACAAGCTTTTTTTGGTCTTCCAATATTAAATTCCTCCGTAAGCGCAAGAAAATGAGCCAGATGTCGCTGGCAGAAAAATTGGACATTTCCCGTCCCAAGGTGAACACCCATGAAAACGGCCATGTCAAGAACCCGCCCATGGCCGATATGGTGCTGTTCTCCGACTTCTTCCGCATGAGCATCGATACACTGGTGAAGGTGGACCTGTCAACACTCTCCGAGCTAAAGCTGCGGGACCTGGAGGCGGGCAATGACGTATACCTGAAAGGAGGCAGTATGCGCATCCTGGCCACTACTGTCAACAACGACAACCAGGAAAATGTGGAACTCGTCCCGGTCAAGGCCAAGGCAGGCTACCTGTCGGGGCACAGTGACCCGGGGTTTATCAGTAAACTGCCGGTGTTCAACCTGCCCCAGTTGGACGTAAACCGAAAATACCGCATGTTCCCCACCGAAGGGGACTCGATGCTTCCCGTGCCCGAGGGGGCCTTTGTGATTGCCGAGTTCCTGCAGGACTGGAGCGGGATAAAGGAGAAAACAGCCTGTATCGTGGTGACCAAAGAGGAAGGCATCAGTTTTAAACTGGTCACCGACCGCATAGAAAAAAACAGGAGTTTGTTGCTGGAATCTCTCAACAGCCTGTACGAGCCCTATGAAGTGGATGTGATGGAAGTATTGGAAGTATGGAAGTTCCACAGTTATTTCACCGAAAACATCCCCGGCCCGATGAGCTCCATGGAGCAGATGGGCAGGGATGTCAGGGAGATCAAGGCAACCCTCCATACTTTGGCGAAAAAGGAAAAGTAG
- the dinB gene encoding DNA polymerase IV — translation MKRNVVHFDLDTFFVSVARLGNSALKDKPVIIGGHSDRGVVASCSYEARKFGVHSAMPMKLARRLCPSAVYLQGDMDSYSYHSRVVTDIIRSEVPVVEKASIDEFYLDLTGMDRFFGCSSYTAELKKKILRESGLPISYALASNKLVSKVATEDAKPNGQMEIPFGFEKGYLAPLAVERMPGIGLKTSSLLRRMGVETIKLLSEIPEPMMRNLLGKSGIALSKKANGKDDSPVVPYTEQKSIGKEETFESDTINMGFLGGELVRLTERVAFLLRKQQRLCGCITVKLRYANFDTVSRQAVLPYTANDDVLLAKAKELFAKLYDRRMLVRLIGVKVSHLVGGFQQISLFEDTEENVRLYQAMDTIRRKHGSHAVMRAVGKLEGR, via the coding sequence ATGAAAAGGAATGTGGTGCATTTTGATCTGGACACCTTCTTTGTAAGTGTGGCAAGGCTGGGCAACAGTGCCCTAAAGGACAAACCGGTGATCATCGGCGGACACTCCGACCGTGGGGTGGTGGCCTCCTGCAGCTATGAGGCACGGAAGTTTGGCGTGCACAGTGCCATGCCCATGAAGCTGGCCCGAAGGCTCTGTCCGTCGGCAGTGTACCTGCAGGGTGACATGGACAGCTACAGCTATCACAGCCGTGTGGTGACCGACATCATCCGCAGCGAGGTGCCCGTCGTGGAGAAGGCCTCCATCGATGAGTTCTACCTTGACCTGACGGGTATGGACCGCTTCTTCGGCTGCAGCAGCTATACGGCCGAGCTCAAGAAGAAGATCCTCCGCGAATCGGGCCTTCCCATCAGCTATGCGCTGGCCTCCAATAAGCTGGTCAGCAAGGTGGCCACAGAGGATGCCAAGCCCAACGGACAGATGGAGATACCCTTCGGTTTTGAGAAGGGCTACCTGGCACCATTGGCCGTAGAACGGATGCCGGGCATCGGGCTGAAGACCTCTTCGCTGTTGCGGCGGATGGGAGTGGAAACCATCAAGCTGCTCTCCGAAATCCCCGAGCCCATGATGCGGAACCTGCTGGGCAAAAGCGGAATTGCCCTTTCCAAAAAGGCCAACGGGAAGGACGACAGCCCGGTAGTACCCTATACAGAACAGAAGAGCATAGGAAAGGAAGAGACCTTCGAAAGCGATACGATCAACATGGGCTTCCTGGGCGGGGAACTGGTAAGACTGACCGAAAGGGTGGCCTTTCTGTTGCGCAAACAGCAGCGGCTCTGTGGCTGCATTACCGTCAAGCTGCGCTATGCCAATTTTGATACCGTGAGCCGGCAGGCCGTGCTTCCCTATACGGCCAATGATGATGTGCTGCTGGCAAAGGCCAAGGAGCTCTTTGCCAAGCTCTATGATCGAAGGATGCTGGTACGCCTGATCGGGGTAAAGGTCAGCCACCTGGTGGGCGGGTTCCAGCAGATAAGCCTGTTCGAGGATACCGAGGAGAACGTGCGGCTTTACCAGGCCATGGACACGATAAGGAGGAAGCACGGGTCGCATGCGGTCATGAGGGCAGTGGGGAAATTGGAAGGGAGGTAG
- a CDS encoding helix-turn-helix transcriptional regulator — translation MEKSRTVQPGELLKLEFMDPFELCIAELSTKSGIAEQQLSTIIRGEGKITLGLAKNWDYFGTTIAIHTEQGYLTFQWPNEVQTKGAFFCRQTSKTLLMDKKLYSALLTLEDMLPN, via the coding sequence ATGGAAAAGTCAAGAACGGTCCAACCCGGAGAACTGCTAAAACTGGAATTTATGGATCCATTCGAACTTTGTATTGCAGAACTTTCTACAAAATCCGGAATAGCAGAGCAACAACTCTCCACGATCATTAGAGGAGAAGGTAAGATCACTTTAGGGCTGGCCAAAAACTGGGACTACTTTGGTACCACCATTGCCATTCATACAGAGCAAGGATACCTGACTTTTCAATGGCCAAATGAAGTACAAACCAAAGGAGCTTTTTTTTGTCGCCAAACTTCAAAGACTCTACTGATGGACAAAAAACTTTATAGCGCCCTACTGACATTGGAGGACATGCTTCCTAACTAG